The Synergistetes bacterium HGW-Synergistetes-1 genome includes the window TCGACAGAAACACCTGATTTCCCAAAAATAGAAATCAGGTCATTAACTGTCGATTCGGTGACAGGAGTATAGGAAAAATTTGCTTTCATATTTTCATCTCCTTACGAATACGCGCAATGAGTCTAGGAAGAATATCATTTATTTCCCCGCATAGAGCAACATCTGCTACCCGAAAAATGGGAGCATCCGGATCTTTATTTACAGCAACAATTTTATTTGCGGTTTGCATTCCCGCCAGGTGCTGAACCGCTCCGGAAATACCTGCGGCAAGATAAAACTTGGGAGAGACAACTTTCCCGGAAAGGCCTACTTGATGGGGATATGATATCCATTTTGCCTCTACTGTAGGACGTGACGCACCGACTCCGCCTCCCAGCAGTTCTGCAAGTTCACGTATTAAAGAAAAGTTTTCCGGTCTTTTTAGTCCTTTTCCACCCGAAATAATTATCTCCTTATCCTGTATATTCGCTTCATCCGCACTGTTATATTCCATATCCAGAACTTTTATCCGACTTTCAAAAACATTTTCAGGAATATCAGGAATTATAACCTCGCCGTAAAATTTCGAAGGGGCTGGTATACGAAATGTTTTGGGGCGTACAGTAGACATCTGAGGAACATGTTCCGGTGTCTTTATTGTTGCCATGATATTCCCTCCTATGGCCGGCCGGGTCTGTAGCAGCAATCCATTTTCAGGGTCTATATCGAGCCCTGTACAGTCAGCGGTGAGCCCAGTATGAACCATAGCAGCCACTGCAGGAAGGTACGTACGGCCTTCTGATGTTGCAGGAGCCAGAACTATTTCAGGCATGTATTTTATTATTATAAAACTGAGTAATTTTGCTGCAATTTCCTGATTAAAGTATGTAAGTTTTTCATGCTTTATCAAAAAAACCCGGTCAGCACCGTATGAGAACAATATTTCAGGCGGATCGATAATATCGCCGCAAAAAAGAATACACGTAACCTCGGTATTTTTTTTATCTGCCAGTTCTCTGGCCTTGCCTATTAGCTCCATTGTCACTGAATGGATCTTTCCCTTACGGACTTCTCCGCAGACATATATTCCTTTTGATTCCGTTGCATTTCTAAGCATCCAGGCACCTCCTACAATACAGCCAGATCACGGAGAATTTCTACTACTTGGTCAAGGCCTTTATCAATTTCTCTTCCGCCGTAAAATTCTGTCTGTCTTGAAATTTTAGGATGGTAAATTTTCACAACTCTGGTTGGAGATCCTGCCAGTCCAACTTCTTCTTTAGCAATACCCAGTTCTTGAGAGCTAAATATTTGTATTTCAGCGCGGCGCGCTTTTTTTTTGAGGCTCAAAGTTGGCATTCCCGGTTCATTTATATCGTTCAGCACTGTAACTAGGCACGGAAATACGAGATGCTGAGTTTGATAGCCTTCTTCTATGGTACGTCTGACTTTAATGCCACTATCGCAAACTACAATAGAACTTACATACGTTGCAAACGGAAGATCCAGCATTGCAGCAACTTCAGGTCCAACTTGCCCTGTTTCTCCATCTGTTGCCTTCTCCCCCGCAAGAATAAGATCGAAAGGACCAAGTTTTTCAATTGCTTTTGCAAGAACCAGCGATGTCGCCCAGCTGTCTGCTCCGGCAAAATACCTGTCTGACACGAGATAGGCACGATCTGCCCCTAGTGCAAGTGCCTCTCTTAATGCAATATCTGCCTGCGGCGGCCCCATAGAAAGGACAGATACTTCCCCTCCGTATTCTTTTCGTAAAATAAGCCCCGCCTCAAGTGCATTGAGATCAAGAGGATTGACTATATTACCTGCTCCTTCTCTTATCATTGTTCCTTTTTCTGGATCCATTTTTATTTCATCTGAATCAGGAACCTGTTTCACAAGAATCGCAATCTTCATATAAATATCACCTCTTGAGTCTATATAAAGGTTAATCTTTACTAGTTAAATATCAATAAGTACATAATTATTATAATCAAAACATGGATTCTGAAAATTACGCAGCTTTGTATCCAATTGTATTATGCCCATAATACTGAGACAATGGTCATAATACAAGGATTATCTCAAACTGTCTATATTAATTTTCTGTATCCATAAGCTTGCATTTGGAATAAAATATGATATTATTGCTGCAATGGATCTTTGGTAAATTTTTAAAATAGATATTGTACCCTATTATTCAACAAATACGGACCCAGAATCAAATAATCATAAATATGTGTTCAAGGGAGGGCAGCCGGCAACAGCAGACCTAAACAACAAAACACAGTTTTTGTAACAGATTGATTTAATACAGGTTAATTTATATTATGCAGAAATTGTTTTTTTATTTATCTACATTAAGGGAGGAACATGATTATGAAGAAGATATTCATTTGCGCTCTTGCTGTTATAACAGCAGCAGCTGCGTTTATCGGAAGCGCTGACGCAGCACCCATTAAGATGAAACTCGCTTATGTCGTTCCAGAGACGCAGTCAACACACATAGCTGCAGAAAAGTTCTTTAAGCCGTACGTTGAAAAACATTCTAATGGACAGATCATTGTAGAACTCTACCCTAATGGGCAGCTTGGCGGCGACAGGCAGGTTATAGAAGCAGTCGGACTTGGAACGATCCACATGACAATACCTGCTGTAGCTGTACTTTCAGGTTTTGAACCACGTTTCCAAGTCTTCGATCTTCCATTTCTCTTTAATAACAAAAAGGAAGTGTATAAAGCTCTGGACGGACCACTCGGCGACAAGCTCAACGCCCTTCTTCCACCGCTTGGGATCAAAAACCTTGCCTACGCAGAGAATGGATTCCGCATGATAACAAATAATAAGGGGCCGATCACGAAACCCTCTGATTTGGCCGGACTTAAAATTCGTACTATGGAAAATCCAATTCACATGGCAACATTCCGTGCTCTCGGAGCAAATCCTACCCCTATGAGTTTCGGCGAACTTTACACAGCTCTGCAGCAGAAAACCGTAGATGCCCAAGAGAACCCTATCCCTCTTATTTACACTTCAAAGTTTTATGAAGTTCAAAAGTACTGCTCTCTTTCCGGACATGTATATGCAGCTACAGCTCTTCTCGTAAACGACAGCTGGTTTAACAAGCTTCCCAAAGACCTGCAGAAGGTCATACAGGAGGCAGCTTTGATTTACCGTACAGAGCAGCGTAAGATATCAGACAAACAGGACAAGGATATGATAGAAAGTTTGAAGAAGAGCGGAATGAAGGTTAATGACATAACACCGGAACAGAAAAAGGCTTTCATCTCTGCAACGGCTGGTGTCTACAATGAATTCGCGAAATCCGTCAAAGGCGGACAGGAACTCATCGATCTGGCAAA containing:
- a CDS encoding electron transfer flavoprotein subunit alpha, translating into MLRNATESKGIYVCGEVRKGKIHSVTMELIGKARELADKKNTEVTCILFCGDIIDPPEILFSYGADRVFLIKHEKLTYFNQEIAAKLLSFIIIKYMPEIVLAPATSEGRTYLPAVAAMVHTGLTADCTGLDIDPENGLLLQTRPAIGGNIMATIKTPEHVPQMSTVRPKTFRIPAPSKFYGEVIIPDIPENVFESRIKVLDMEYNSADEANIQDKEIIISGGKGLKRPENFSLIRELAELLGGGVGASRPTVEAKWISYPHQVGLSGKVVSPKFYLAAGISGAVQHLAGMQTANKIVAVNKDPDAPIFRVADVALCGEINDILPRLIARIRKEMKI
- a CDS encoding electron transfer flavoprotein subunit beta; this encodes MKIAILVKQVPDSDEIKMDPEKGTMIREGAGNIVNPLDLNALEAGLILRKEYGGEVSVLSMGPPQADIALREALALGADRAYLVSDRYFAGADSWATSLVLAKAIEKLGPFDLILAGEKATDGETGQVGPEVAAMLDLPFATYVSSIVVCDSGIKVRRTIEEGYQTQHLVFPCLVTVLNDINEPGMPTLSLKKKARRAEIQIFSSQELGIAKEEVGLAGSPTRVVKIYHPKISRQTEFYGGREIDKGLDQVVEILRDLAVL
- a CDS encoding C4-dicarboxylate ABC transporter substrate-binding protein, with protein sequence MKKIFICALAVITAAAAFIGSADAAPIKMKLAYVVPETQSTHIAAEKFFKPYVEKHSNGQIIVELYPNGQLGGDRQVIEAVGLGTIHMTIPAVAVLSGFEPRFQVFDLPFLFNNKKEVYKALDGPLGDKLNALLPPLGIKNLAYAENGFRMITNNKGPITKPSDLAGLKIRTMENPIHMATFRALGANPTPMSFGELYTALQQKTVDAQENPIPLIYTSKFYEVQKYCSLSGHVYAATALLVNDSWFNKLPKDLQKVIQEAALIYRTEQRKISDKQDKDMIESLKKSGMKVNDITPEQKKAFISATAGVYNEFAKSVKGGQELIDLAKKK